The DNA region AATTCTGTCAGAATACAGTCGATGCATCGCACAGCCGGAGGCGTCCACAGCTTCCAGCTCCTGCCAGCTCTAATATCGCCCCCTGCCTTTTGATTACAGAACTACTACCTCACCCCTCCCATGCTCTCCCTCTTGTTTCCATAGTGACGTTTGCGTGGGCCAATCGCAGGACGACAGCATTGTGGGGATGAAGCAGTCCAAACAGATCCCACCACCTCTGCCCGTCAGCGGAAACCTGTCGTCGTCAAACCCAGACCTTCTGCAGTCTCACCACCGCATCCTCGACTTCAACAACCAGCCTGGTGTGTATTAAACATTTGACACCATCATTGGCAAAAAAGATATAAAAGATATGATTTTGTCCtctattaaaatattttttatggcTAATTTGTATTAGCAGCCATTGAAGTCCTCTCACACCATTCATAGGCTCTTGTTTTTAGAAATTTGACGGATTGATATTAAACTCGTGGCTTATTCCTCATCAAAGAGCTTATTCCTCATATCCTCAAATCCTCCTCTTATAAAAGTGAAGCCACACTATTGAACATACAAACAATAAAGCATAGCCTAAATCTGACCACTGTGTTACTTCAACACGTTTTTCTTCTATAGTAAACATCCAAACAATTCAAGAGATGTTAGAACAAATAATGTTTTAATTAGCCTACATTTCATTATCTTTAATACCATGCTCTGCTCTGCgttgaaacaaacaaagctgcCCCCGTGTTTACGTCACAGGAAGCAacagctggtgaggatgctgatTTTATGCCTGTGGCGTCTAGCTTTAGCCATTATATCAGGCTTCCAGCTATCAAGTACATATGTAAGCATTAGCTTACATTAGCTACATTTTCTAAGCCTGCTGGTGAGAGTCGTTATTTTAGCAGACAAAAAGCGCAGTCATCGGCTAGAAACGAGGagcctgcttttgtttattaCTGTAAAGAATACAAGACCAAATGTTTCAAAGCTTACTGCAAAATTTGGTGGTAAACGCCATATGTGCAGTGCAAGAATGGACAACTTGCCAGGCATAGCAAGAGTAACTGAGGAGGGCGGGGTTGAGCGAAAGTTCAATTCTGTCAATCCTAGTTGCAATGAGACCTAATACAACCTGCCTAAATCTCACAGTATATACTCTCACATCATCCAACTTTCCTATAAGTTTTATTTAACCTGTCGACTGTTAGTAGAACCAGTGGTAGAAATACGCTCTctatatttctgttttcattaactCCTGTCCATCGCATGTCGTTTGTGCTCTTCCAGTCCCAGTCATACTGAGTGAGTATCCTCTCTCCTCGTGTTCCTGCCTCTCTCAGCACAGTCAGGTTTTTGTCAGTGCTGTCATCTGTATGTCACAGACATTAATCAGCCGCTGTACTGCAGTTTGTACACGTAACATAAACTCGGTTAATCTGCATTCATGCTTGTGAGCGCTAACTGAGTAAAGCTAACAGCATTGCACTGACTGCTGACCTTTCTCAATCGTCTGTGGGCACATGGGTGTTGATTCTGTAATGGAGATTTTGGGTCATATGATCTGTGGGGTTGTGTTCCTGATCAAACTAATGAATGATCTATCACATCCCAAAGATGCTGGGTGTTTTTGCTGGGACTGATGGGAAGATGGACTTGAAAAATCTTGTGGCATAATGAGATTCAATCAACTCATACCTGTGAGTAAAAACAATGCAATAAGGAAGCATTTATTCTCATTATGGATTCTGCATCCCCAGATATGTCGGACCAGGTATTACGCGTCTTCAAGGCAGACCAGCAGTCTCGATACATCATGATTGGGAAGGACACGACAGCAAAGGAGGTGGTGGCCCAGGCCATCAGGGAGTTCGCCCTGACTGCGGCAGCAGAGGCCTATTCGCTGTGCGAAGTATCCGTCACGCCGGAGGGCGTCATCAAACAGAGGAGGCTACCAGACCAGCTGTCTAAACTCGCCGACAGGATTCAACTGAGCGGCAGGTAATGACGTCTGTAGGATTATTGCTTTCCTTTCTCCCCTTGTTCCCTTCCTTACATGAACGTAACATAATTGAGCTGTCATTTTAGCCAGTTCTCCTATGTAGCAGATTTTTAACCTCAAGAGACCgccctggttaaataaaggtcacATAACACTAAAGAAGTGCCGCCGTTAGCAGTTATTTTATTAACTTCTATTGATCATTCAGTCTATAACATgtccaataaaataaaatgtattcagtttattattttatgAAATAGAGAAAATAAGTAAATCCTCACATTAGAACAGTTGAAACCAGAGTGTTTACCATTGTTGCATGATTTGATTAATCTGTTGTTAAAATAGTTAATTTACAGTTTTTTCTACCTTCTCCTCTGACATCAGATACTACCTAAAGAGCAACATGGAGACAGAGACGTTATGTTCAGATGAGGACGCTCAGGACCTCCTGCGAGAAGGCCAGATCTCTCTGTTGCAGCTCAGCACGGTGGAGGTGGCCACGCAGCTCTCCATGCGGGCTTTTGAACTTTTCTGTGCCATCGAGCCCACCGAGTACATCGATGACCTGTTCAAGCTGCGCTCCAAGACGGGCTCGGTCAGCCTGAAGCGCTTCGAGGAGGCCATCAACCACGAGACCTTCTGGGTGGCCACGGAGGTGACGCGGGAGCCCAACCAGCTCAAACGCATGAAGACCGTCAAGCACTTCATCAAGATAGCCCTGCACTGCCGCGAGTGCAAGAACTTCAACTCCATGTTCGCCATCATCAGGTGAGACGGGGAGTAATGATGTCGTACTGTTGATGCTGAGTGGATATCTTGATTTTATTAACAAATTCTGTTGTGATTTTGGTCTTCACCTTTCCTGTTTAATCACATACTTGTTGTTATATATATCCACATGTAGTTTTGAGGTTTGACCGAATCCCTTAGGTGTTGTCACGTTTACAGAAATTGATTTTATCATTGTCGTTCATCATTGTTCAGCGGTCTGAACCTGGCTCCAGTCTCCAGACTGAGGGGGACGTGGGAGAAGCTACCTAGCAAGTACGAGAAGCTGTTCGGGGACCTGCAGGACCTCTTCGACCCATCGAGAAACATGGCCAAGTACAGGAATGTCCTCAACAATCAGAACCTCCAGCCACCAATCATCCCCCTGTTCCCCGTCATCAAGAAGGACCTCACCTTCCTACATGAAGGTAGGTGACATGAAAATATCAGAATAAGGGCCGATCTTAACGTGAAACACATTTGTAGTTGTGAAGGTAGGATGAGGTGTTAATAGCTGCGGTCCTCCTGATCAGTACTGTCTTCAGTATTCACCTTCTTTCTCCCCGTTTCTCAGGCAATGACTCTAAAGTGGATGGCCTGGTGAACTTTGAGAAGCTGAGGATGATTGCCAAAGAAATTCGCCATGTTGGTCGCATGGCCTCCGTCAACATGGACCCGGCCCTCATGTTCCGGACCAGGTAAGACACCTTTTCAAAAACCAGGCTTTAGCTTCTTAATGATCCTCCACCGTGTCTGTAGGACCAGTCAGCAGTCCACTGACTAACCCAGCTCTGCGGGGTTAGCCGGTTCACATAGATCCAGTAAAGATTTCTGCATCACGCTTTTCTTTCAAGCAGCTGTTCCCTCTGGCAACTGTTTCCTCTGGCAACTGTTTCCCTATACACATTGTTGGCACAAAATGTGCACCGTGCTCCCGTGAAAGTGTGTCTTTGTCTAATGATGTCACTTCCTAGCGGTGTTACCATTtgacttcctctcctctgacttTCACGTGGGTCTTTGGTGAAattgcttctctttggtgatCTTGGTGGTCTTTCCTGTCCTAAGctttgtctccttctctctttctctactCGTCCACCCTTTTCCCTCCATGCTTCTCTGTTCATGGCACCCACCCTCTAGGAAGAAGAAATGGAGAAGTTTAGGGTAAGTTTGGTGACCCTACAACCTTTTGCCCTGCCTGCACCACGGCCATGTTTTTGCGTGCTTCTTCTCCGAAACCTTGTTTCCATTAACCAGTTTGAGTTGAATCCGCCTACTAACGCTGCCTGACCCTGACTGAAGGCACTGAACCAAACGAAGGTCACTTATGCTAACATTAGAACATTTTGTATTCTGTACACTTAACATGAAAACGTAGCTGTTTTTAGATCATAAAGTGATTGGAAAATCAACTaatattaaacacacagaaaattgACATTATCGAATTTAGAGTCCAGTCTTCCATTAGCAGATGTGACCTTTTTTGACATGTTGTTTTCCATAACAATATGCATGCAGCTTCGGTTTCAGAATTTGCCCTGTCTTCGAGGTTTTATCTGTATATCAAACCTCCGAACAGCCAGAGATTGTGGATATAAGGTTTTTTAAAATCATGCTTTACATTCTTGTGGTCAAATGGGACATCACTGTGCATACAGCATTTACTGGGACATTTAATGGGAAACACATGGAAGCACGCCGCATgcactgaagaagaaaagcaaaacttTTCTGGTAATTATTGACTTCTGTGTCTCATAATTATGACTTAGCATCTTGTAATTATGAGAAAAGCAGCTTGCCAGATCTGTATCTGGTAACTGTGATCGTTTTCTCGTAATTATGAGATCTTAATCTCAGAAATATGAGGTGCTAAGTTTACGAGATACAACAGTGGTAATAACctgagagtgttttttttttcgtcaGAATGAAGTGTGCGTATGACACCACATACActcagtgtgtttcagaggcAGTTTTTTAAGCTGTCCATATTAGAAACACCTTGTGGAAATGAAAGCCGATAAACATCTTTCCGCTGATTAGAGCAAACGTGACTTCCTATGAGGAACACTTAAGGTTTTGTGTGCTATTTCATTGAGAACATGTGCAAGTAAAGCTtgtactactgctactactagcTCTGACTCAAGCCACAGAAATGTAAACTATGACCGTGCTACTCTAGTCGAATTCCCCCTTTCCACTCTCCTGTTGTTTGACAACAGCCATCATCCGTCACCCCCCTCTGCTGCCTGGAATGTCTGGAATGTTTTGAGTTAAGAGAACTGCCGaaagctgctctctgcatgTCCAAGTTTACATACCGTACTCCCTGTGTAGCCCAGTAGTATTACCTCTACAATTATACTTAAATATAGGttcatttccacacaaagcaaCATGTTAATaagtctctgctctgtttgtttttgtgcgtcTTTGTCTGTGTTCGTGCCTGCAAACCCTCCGTGTTTTTGTGCGTGTTGCTGTGTGGATGCGTCTGTGTGCGTTCAGGTCCTTAAGCCAGGGTAGTGCCAATGCGGCAGTGCTCGACGTCACCCAGACAGGCGGGCACAAGAAGCGGGTGCGACGCAGCTCCTTCCTGAACGCTAAAAAGCTTTACGAGGACGCCCAGATGGCCAGGAAGGTCAAACAGTACCTGTCCAACCTCAGCCTGGAAACGAACGAGGAGAGCCTGCAGACGCTTTCGCTGCAGTGTGAGCCCTCCATCAGTACATGTGAGTATGTGACACAGCACAGCGCACACATACATGAAGGATAGTCTGTGTGCAAGATAAACCCATACTGTCTTATCTCCTCGCACAGCTTTCCTTTGAAGAATATACTTGCAATTAAATGTTAAGTCTTTGATTTTGTTGAAATGCATGTTCCTCGAGATGCACGCATATTCCCAGGATTCATAGCAGGGACAAATAAGGTGGGGCCGCTGGAGTAACAAGACACTCAGTCTTTCTTAAGGACTCATTGGCAGGgaataaaaatgactgaatcacTGAGCCAGTTTCCCATTGTTAATGCCAACACCACTTGCTGCCACTGCattgacagacaggaggagtgTGCAAGTGGACAAAGAGACTCTGAGGCCAGCAAAGGCGCAGATTTGATCCCCGTAACAGCTCTGACGATCCATCACCAGTCGACATCTTTAACTAGACAGCAAATTCCTGTCTTTTACATACAAAAAGCCTTAAATCTTACACTTTCTCACCCTCCTCAGTGCCCAAGAATGCCAGTGGGAAACGACCGGACACCTCCCCAGTTGTGTCCAGAGCTGCCAGCCAGCAGAGGGGCCAGTTGGCCAAAGGAAACCAGGCCCTCCAGGTCCCCGCCGTGGCCCTTTACCCATCCCGAAAGAAAGTGCCAGTCAAGGATCTGCCGCCTTTCGGTAAGCTAAAGATGGAGCTCTTTGAATTTGTAATAATGAGATTTGGACATTTGAATGTAAACCTCCAACCTGAACTTTTAGTTATCTTattacatttgaaaagctgGGTTTCAGAACATGAACTAGAGGTTTTGgtgtgtataaatatatttaataaaGGACAAACCTTGTGAAAATGCTGTGTAGGGTCAGTTAAAGATAGGTTAAGGACATGTCACACCATATTTAAGATAAGTTCTCTGATTCAAAGCTGCTGTTACCTTAATAATAGTCCACACAGTTGTCCCTACAGATTAttcttttgttgattttattgTGTAACACTGCTGTTATAGACAGAGTGAAAATAAGCCTCTCCTGTTCACTTGTCCTTCTGCATGACCCActgtcttgttttctcctcctcatcctgttATTTGCAGACAATAGCAGACAGCCCTTCCCAGTTTCTTTATGACAGTGCTGCCACCTAGAGGCTGTCTGtcaacaagcaaacacaaaaaaaaacaaaaaacaaatcccAGACAATGCAGTGTAGCATCCCGGCGGCCTCAGGGAATGGCAGCATTCCTCACGCTAATTCTCCTCATCTTCCCACAAATGTCCACAGGCACCAGTTCCCCTCAGTCTCTGAAGAAGATCCTGTCTCTGTCAGAGGAGGGCAGCGAGAGGCACCGGAGGCAGCCAGAGGACACTGTGTCCAACGCCTCCTCCcagctctcctcccctcccaccTCCCCCCAGAGCTCACCCAAGAAGGGTAAGCCAATAATCCTCCCTCCTTGTCACACCATTCTCCAGGCTCCTTCCCTCTGTCATGATGTGTCACAgatgccccctggtggctgccagcatgcactgcattgtgtttcagctgtgttGTTAGGCGCCAGTATGTTTCCTCCACAATAGGCCTGACCTTATCTCATTTCAAACCTCGATTCCTCTCTGCCACTTTTGTTACCTTGGAGGCTCTTGCAGATAAACAAGTGAGAGATTATTGATAATGTCCTGTGGTCCTGACCATAGAAAAGCCACGCCAAGGCTCAATTCCCACCCAGCTTCAGTCAATAAagtgttgttgttatttatcCTTTGTTGCTTAGCAGTCACTGCTGTAATGCTTTTATCCTGCATTTCCCAGAAACCACTGGggtttaatgtatttttcataaACGTTTTTGGTCTATGCAGGGatccttttatttttgctgttcaGCCACCGTGGCTGTCACTGCTGcaactcttcttctctgtgttccTAACACGTTGTCATTGCAACTTCTAGAAAATGTTAAGCAGAGTTCGAGTTAACTTTATTGCAGTTTTGACAAATGTTAGAAACTTGTCTTCATGAGCTTGTGGTACGCGACAGGCAGGGCAACCTTAAACACAGCACGCCAGAATAAAACCATCATATGTGTAGAAACTACACCAAGTACCACAACTACAACACCTATAAACAGTAGACTTAAAAGGCCTGCAGTACACAGGTCAAATACCTAATTAAAAGTAATGAAATACATTAAATACCATGATGACAATACATAATTTTAACGTTGTTCTCTGCTACATGAACAGAAAACTCTGTTGTCTTTGTCGTTCTGGAGTTGCTGCTTCGATTAAATTGGAAGCTCATGGGTTGTGTGAGTCCATGCGTCTCCCCGTGTTTTCACCTACTAGTGGCTAAACTTCCTCTCCCTCGTATTTGTGCCACGTCTTTCTAGTGAAAGCTTCCTGAAATCTAAGCATTCTTTACTTCCTTCAGACTGGATCGAAGAGGCTACTGAGGTGATTTATGCTGATGGCGGCTGGCAAATGTGACCGCCAGGCTGTTAGCTCTgtagctgagctgcagcaagCGCCACAACGACGGTCGCATATATCTAGAAAATATGTACTTTCatgtgtcagcagtgttttctcttcacTTCTCCAGACTTTGTTGTGCTATTCCCAGTCCCCTCACGCTTATTATCTAAACTTTTCCGCACTCTTCAGCGCTGTGTTGAATCTCAGTGTAAACTGCTGTTTCAGTAAGAATCCAATGCGCTCATCCCCAAAGAGCCGGTTGGCTTAACTTGGAAATGGCACTCTGCAATTATCCCTGATGTGATGCCTCGTTTAAAAGGACAGACGGAGATAAGATGTGTGCGTGAGAGGTGATTTATGACGAGAGTTAAAAAGAAAGCTGACCCACCATCCCTTATTTTTATGTTTGGAACACGGCTGAGACCCACTCAGCTTGCAGGAGGCCACGTTAGGGCTTTATCAtccttttcttttcaggaaCAAGCTCCACAGGACTTGAAGGATTTGAATTTAATCTTAATCTCCCCGACTGAGATGCTCCTGCTCAGCTGAACATCTttaactcttcctcctctctttttctctcctccaggtTACAACAGGATGGGAGACGCCTACTCAGACTCCGGTCACAGCGAGATCTCCTCTCGCTCCAGCCTCGTCAGTAACTCCTCTTTCGACATGgcgcaggaggagaggagactcCGTCACTCTGGAGGAGTCGGGGAGTCGCACATCGGGGGGCCGCGGCTGGAACGAAGGGTCACCACGGACCCCGACCAGTACAGCCTCGGGTAGGAACACGCAGACCTTCAGTTCACTTTGAggtgatttgtttttctgaccTGCAGACTTGAGTAATTCTTCATATCTTGATCTCATCACAGGTCATATTCATCGATGCAGGACTGTCGGGGCATTTACACCGGCTGCCCCACAGTTCTGTCCTCACCCAGTTCTGAGGAGCTGACTCAGGATCAGGGCGATCGTGTCTCCCTCGATGCTGCAGACAGCGGCCGCGGCTCCTggacctcctgctcctctgggTCCCATGACAACATCCAGACCATGCAACAGGGGCGCAGCTGGGAGACTCTGGCCTTTGGTGGAAGTGGAGGTGGCATCGGAGGACTCCCCCCTGGCGGACCGGAAGCCTTATTAGGGGGGCCTGCAGCACTGTGGGCGGCCCAGGCCAGGGGGAGCTGGGCATCCgccagctcctcctcatcctcagctgcaTACTGGGGAGAGGACTCTGAGGGAGATACTGGCACCATTaagaggagaggggggaaggACGTCAACGCCGACCCAGAAACAAGTAGCATCACATCCACCGGGTCAGAGGAGGCCAAGCAGCTCAGCCGGCCCTCCCCATCACCCATCACCGCCGGGGGTAAAGGCTTGATTTGTGAGTGAATGCACTTCACGGCCCTGTTGCTTAAATTGCTGATTAGTCGACTTATTTAGTTGTGTAGGCAGAAAATTTTTATCACAAGCAGCAAAAACCCAAGTGTagaaacaacaggaagtcattACAAATGATACACAgtgtgttaattaatgagccGTAGAGGTGCAGATAGGTGCCTTCTCTtacctctggacagagccaggctagctgtttccccctgtttccagtctttatgctaagctaacatatCCGGCCTCTGGTCCCAGCTTCACACTAAACGTACACACATGAATATGAGACAAAGTATTTAATGCAGCAGAGTGTTTTGGTGCGTCCTGGTGGTTTATGCTGACCGTGTACTCGCAGCATTTCTCTCTTGCATTtaagctctcctctctctcccctcattcCTGTCATTGCTCTATAATCATGATCAAAAAAAACATGGCGTTCTAAAAAAAGCAAGGAATGGATGCCGTTTTAAAAGTTTTTCCACTagccctcatcatcctcatcttcatttCCTTTGTGTCCCTTCAGCGCGGAAAGAAAGCCGCTACCGCGAGCCTCCCCCGACTCCCCCCGGCTACACTGCTCTGACCATCTCCGACCTCGCCGAGGGGCAGCACCCGGCCCCGTCGGCTCCTACGTCCACTGTGACCCACACGGGCCGCCGGCCGCCGGACTACACCACGGCCTTGCAGCGCTCGCGCATGGTCACTCAGTCGCCTGACTCCCACCAGGCCCACCAGGGCGCCAAACAGCGGGCGGGCGGCCTCCACCGCACGCGCTCTCCAGCTGAGGAGCaagaggctgaggaggaagaggagggtgagtcCTTGTCTTCCAAACTAATCGCTCTGAGGAAGCCAAAGCCAGTGGCACAGCTTACACCTGAGACTCCCAGAccatgagagtgtgtgtacgGGGGTTAACAGGCAGGGCCCCTCTCCCCAAGGCAGGTAAAAACTAATTTATCAGgttgcccccccccctccactccAATGAACCTGCATGTGAACAGGAACACACACTTGGACTGAGACCATTCCTCCACACAGCTTCCCACTGCACCACCTGGACTGGTCCCACTCCAACTCCCAATTCTCTGCCGACGTTTGTCAAACACCGAATTTCAGCCATTTAGTATTTATGACGTGGGAATTGTTGATTTGGAGTGGGACCCTCACCTTTAACCCACAATATGTCATCATGCATGAGTCATTCTGGTCGGAGCGGAAACCCACCGCCTCTCTGCCACCACgcattctgctcctctctcaccGTCTCACGCTGAGCTGAACAGCATCCATCAGCAGGCGCGGCGCTCTTAGGGTCCTCTCGCCCATGCAGTCAAACTCAATGCCTGAAAACATGCACCTCCattctcctgcagcagcacgcACCTGACTCCTCCACAGCGACTCCACATGAGGTCTGTGTTACTGTCACAGCGCTTCTTACGCACACAGCTGCCCAGTgcttttcagtgtctttcaaaTTGGAATCAGTTGAaaaggattttgtttttttgacatcAGTAAACACGACTGTGAAAAGAGTTTTTTCATCTGTtgtcctgcagatgtttcataGAAAACCAGAGCAGCGCTGACGCTGGATATAAgcatgcagagaaagaaagagcgtTTCCAAAGCATTGAGTTTTTAGAGTATTTCTCTTCTAACAGgcagctgttgttttcttttcatttcagtaaaaGATGAAAATCAAAACCGACTTGAAATTTGCTTCAGAGCGATAAACCAACACAGGGAACATTTCGTGATGTTGCTTGTAAAAGGTTAAAGGGGAATTACTGCGGGAACACAGATTTGGAAATAAAACGGCAAAGTGTTGGTCTGTCAGCTGCTAATGTACATGAACCAGTACAGCCACAGAACATCTGTCAGTGTAAATCAGCTGCAGGCGTGAAGTTGATATTTCTCTAAAACACAAATTCGACTGCtaaacacactgagcagctACATGcatcacatccagcagacatccAGAGTTGAACTTTGCACAAAACAACACGTTCAAAGCAAGAACTGTGTCCCCATGTGTCAATAAACACCTCAAAAAAGAATCACAGGGACAAAATGTCCTGTGTCACGGTCAAGTTTCAAGTCGCTGCAGGTTGATTTTCACATGCTGACATGAAtggaagacaggaagtgaatcaGAAAAGAGACACATGCTGGCAGCGAGTTTGACGGTGAAGTGTTTGTGATTGGTGGTGAAGGCAGGTTCCGTTCTGaacgctgctgcagctgctggaacGATGCGTGGCTCGTCCACGGTGGTCGTAACCTCCCTGTCTTCTCTCTTCACAGAGGACGAACAGGTGTCAGCGGTCTGAGGGACAACAGCGGACGTCCTTTTGCAGTAACTTGAAGTCCCCCTGGTTTGGGATGAGCGGGATTaaagacagatagacagaccaATGGACTCATCATCAGTTACGTACGTGCCTGCCTCCTCCACCCGgctctccctcctgattggtggatcCCTCTGCTCGTCTCCCTCCCCTGCCTTAAAGCATCATAGGGGGTTGAATGACCCTGCATGCAAAAAATACTgtgaagaagagatggagagaaggtCAAAGACGATGACAAATCCCTGGCACTTTGGAGAAAGACTACAGAAACCTGACTGgtgccggggggggggggggttgaccTGGCCACATACACGCAAACCCACATAGATGTTGCTGTTAGAAACGGGAGCAGTCCCTCAAGACCGGCCCCCCCACCCAGTGACAGAACCCCGAACCCGCCTGTTAACACAACAGCATCATGACGTGTTGAGCTTCATCTGCACTTTCTCATTTTCTACTTtctaaaaaaacagaacaaacaaaaacaaagaaacggACTCGTTGAAGACAGAAACAACGGTTGACTCGACTCTTCGTTTTCAACCCAAACttggtttttgttcttttctttgacTGATTGCACTCTGGGGGCCGAAGAGACGCCGAGCAGCCCGTCTCTGCCTGGACTGAAACAACCCACCTGTTGCTGAGTGTTTGAACTCTAAATCCAGTATTATCTCATGTGAAAGCTTATCAAGTGTCGGTTCAAATCAAAGCTAGGAGGAGAGCCCAGTAAGGAGAACCGGCAtgtgcgcatacacacacacacacacacacacacacacacacacacacacacacacacacacacacacacacacacacacacacacacacacacacactcacacacacacacacacacacacacacagtacattttATGTACCAGgacatacacaaaaacacagttcatttctAAAAATAGCACTTTCAGCACAATCCTAGATGTTACCAGACATTTGGCCTGGATACCAGGGTATGAGTGAACCATATCTTAGCGTCATCCCACCTCGGAGCTCATCTGGTCACATCAGAGTCTTTCTGCCATCCCGTCGCTCGCTGTTGCATAGAGAGCAGAGTTTTTTGTAACTGGTCCGGAGGTGATATCAAAAAGCACAGAGCTGATTGGCGGCCCGCCAAAAACGTCGGAgcggctgcagcagaggagattgaATCTGGGAggttcacctttttttttttgcttccccCAAATTGAATGCTGACGTCAGGTGTGGACGCCGGCAGGAACTGTTACAATCAGACGGGAATCTCCGAATCAAAGTAGAAACTGTGAGCAGGTGGTGACCATCAGCATATTTAAGAAGCCGCCAGCATGTAAATTGTGAGCGCACCCCTAACTGCCTCCCTTCACAGGTGATCTTGTACAGAGTCTTATGATACctcccttcaaaataaaagcatccaCAAATTCATATTCGGCCCTTTTCCAACCTGAACATCCGCCACATTTTGTGAATGTCCAAAGCGCCTTACGATGCCATGATTGCATACATTTTCTTTGCATGCTCGTTCCCGTCACAAATCACCTTGTTTCAAGACGCTCTTGAATCAAGCAATAGTGGAGTGAAATGCCTTATTCAAGATACTTGCCCCAGACTTTTTTAACCTGTTAAGACTCAGTACAAGACGAAGCCGCgcatcttctctctgtctggttCTGGCGTGGCTTCGGCAGCATCGTCGGGCCGACGCCGcacccctccctctgctcctagATTCAtcctcagacgctcctctcacctgttactgACATCGGCTCAGTGGATGCTGTATGTATATCGCGAACGCCTGCGTCCAGTTTTCCACCATATCTCGCCATCGATGGAAGAGACTGAATGATCTTTCGTTTTTCTTTGACTCCGGTGGGGAAGTTGACGTATGAAGAAAATTTTTTTCAAGGCTGCCAATCAGAACGATTAGAAACCCAATTGTGAAAAGTGACTTTTTGCTTTCTTCTATCACTGAGTCGCACTGATCACATTGATCAGTCTTGGAAACTACAGACTGAGAAAAAGCTGAATGAGTGCAGTGTTTTCCACTGTGTTCTGTGACTACACACTAATAATT from Chaetodon trifascialis isolate fChaTrf1 chromosome 5, fChaTrf1.hap1, whole genome shotgun sequence includes:
- the rapgef2b gene encoding rap guanine nucleotide exchange factor 2 isoform X9; the encoded protein is MDLSGLPETAVDSEEDDDEEDIERASDPLMSRDIVRDCLEKDPMDRTDDDIEQLLEFMHQLPAFANMTMSVRRELCAVMVFAVVERAGTIVLNDGEELDSWSVILNGSVEVTYPDSRTEILCMGNSFGVSPTMEKEYMKGVMKTKVDDCQFVCIAQQDYCCILNQVEKNMQKVEEEGEIVMVKEHRELDRTGTRKGHIVIKGTPERLTMHLVEEHSVVDPTYIEDFLLTYRTFLSSPMVVGKKLLEWFHDPSLRDKVTRVVLLWVNNHFNDFEGDPAMTHFLEEFENNLEKEKMCGHLRLLNIACAAKAKPRLVTLTKPSRDSPLAFSLLGGQEKGFRIFIDAVEPGSKAAEVGLKRGDQILEVNGQNFENVQLSKANEILKNNTHLSITVKTNLLVFKELLTRPEHDHDLDGEEEHDRKNGAPHLPKIGDIKKASRYSIPDLAVDVEQVMGLEKVSKKAKTNTVGGRNKLKKIFDKTLTSILPPKPYNDVCVGQSQDDSIVGMKQSKQIPPPLPVSGNLSSSNPDLLQSHHRILDFNNQPDMSDQVLRVFKADQQSRYIMIGKDTTAKEVVAQAIREFALTAAAEAYSLCEVSVTPEGVIKQRRLPDQLSKLADRIQLSGRYYLKSNMETETLCSDEDAQDLLREGQISLLQLSTVEVATQLSMRAFELFCAIEPTEYIDDLFKLRSKTGSVSLKRFEEAINHETFWVATEVTREPNQLKRMKTVKHFIKIALHCRECKNFNSMFAIISGLNLAPVSRLRGTWEKLPSKYEKLFGDLQDLFDPSRNMAKYRNVLNNQNLQPPIIPLFPVIKKDLTFLHEGNDSKVDGLVNFEKLRMIAKEIRHVGRMASVNMDPALMFRTRKKKWRSLGSLSQGSANAAVLDVTQTGGHKKRVRRSSFLNAKKLYEDAQMARKVKQYLSNLSLETNEESLQTLSLQCEPSISTLPKNASGKRPDTSPVVSRAASQQRGQLAKGNQALQVPAVALYPSRKKVPVKDLPPFGTSSPQSLKKILSLSEEGSERHRRQPEDTVSNASSQLSSPPTSPQSSPKKGYNRMGDAYSDSGHSEISSRSSLVSNSSFDMAQEERRLRHSGGVGESHIGGPRLERRVTTDPDQYSLGSYSSMQDCRGIYTGCPTVLSSPSSEELTQDQGDRVSLDAADSGRGSWTSCSSGSHDNIQTMQQGRSWETLAFGGSGGGIGGLPPGGPEALLGGPAALWAAQARGSWASASSSSSSAAYWGEDSEGDTGTIKRRGGKDVNADPETSSITSTGSEEAKQLSRPSPSPITAGGKGLISRKESRYREPPPTPPGYTALTISDLAEGQHPAPSAPTSTVTHTGRRPPDYTTALQRSRMVTQSPDSHQAHQGAKQRAGGLHRTRSPAEEQEAEEEEEGESLSSKLIALRKPKPVAQLTPETPRP